The Pithys albifrons albifrons isolate INPA30051 chromosome 4, PitAlb_v1, whole genome shotgun sequence genome segment ggtgacctcatcactgtctataactacctgatgggaagttatagccaggtggggtgggctggtctcttctcccaggcactcagcaataggacaagggggcacgggcttaagctctgccaggggaaatttaagttggatatcagaaaaaaattctttacagagagagtaatcaggcattggaatgggctgcccagagaggtggtggattcaccatccctagagatttttaaacgcagattggacgtggcgctgagtgccatgatctagtaaatggactagagctggaccaagggttggacgtgatgatcttggaggtcttttccaacccaatcgattctatgattctaagattctataTTGAATTGATCAATTTATTCCCCTGAGCAACACCCATTAACTTCCTGAGATTAGCTACAGTGAACTGTATCAGTAGCCACAAATTCTCTCCAATCTACTGCTAAGAAAGctctttcttaaaacaaaacttCAGATTGAGATCTTAGATCATGTAGAACCCTTGTCTTGATGTATGGATGTCTGACATATACATAAGATACCACTGACATAATATGGTTGGGACTTTAGGAATCAGCAAATAAATCATTGCTTTGACAGTCACccatttgaatattttattgatAAATGGAAGCTGGAAGACTTAGTGGCATTCACTTGCTTTCTTCCCAAGGTGTTGAGCTGAGCACCTGTGTCAAAACACAAGTGTAAGTAGCCATTAATCAGCAAACAAGGCACCACCCACCTTGTATGTGGAGTTTGGTAATTGCTGAGCCTCAGAGGTCCAGTCCACTTTGGTGGGGGAAAAACAATTATTGCCTATGACAAGGCTTGCAAGTTGTTAGTTTCTATTCTTTCGCACACAATCCCtcattagcaaaaaaaaaaaaaagagagagaaaaaaaatccaaaaccaacaacaacaaacacctTGTGgtggtgtgttttggttttctttctgatgGAAAGAAATGTATGGAGGAAGGTCACACACAGTTGTTTTAATTATACTTCTAAATACATATGTGTAAACATTATTTCTTTGTCTCGGAGAACATAAGTGAGAAATGGCTTTTTGgggtttcatttctttcttcaaagaaaGGCCTAAATTATAGTTATATATGTCAAATTAGTAATTAtcattttatattctttttttttccttacaataGTCATTCTTGTTTGAAACCACCatgcttatttctttttataaattacCCTGTTTAACAGAACACAGTAGAAATGGACACGGAACTTGAAATATAACTTTGCTTATATTATGCttctttaaaatgcagttgATTATGGTAACTGTTTCCCAAGTGTAGGTTCATCAGCTTATGAAAATTGTGATAGTGTCATTTAAGAAGTTGTTTATAAGGGACTTCTTCCATATTATGTGGCCTAGCCAGTTTTCCCTTGAGTTTATGCAACTGTGCCATTCAGCTCTGCAGACTGTAAGGTCACACTCAGTTAAGATCATGTAGTCAAGGCTATGGTAGAGCACCCACAGAGAATTCACCAGGTATAAGtttcttccactttttttctCAAGTGAGAAAATAGGTTCATATCAGCAATTTGCACCTAAGAAATACCTAATGTAAGTTGACAGAGAAAGGTTACTTATTTTAACGTGCTGTTCAGAAATGGTCCAAAGACTTTAATAAGGCTGTCTGAATGCTAAATGTAACCCTTCACACAGAAGAAGCAAATGAGATTCAAAGGCTCTCAACACCCCAGAGTAGTCCATGTCTATAAGAGAGAATAGATGTGTTCCTGCATTTCAGATTTTAACATTCAGTGGTTGAAATAGCCAGCTAACAGCCCTTTGCTCCCATTATAGACCTGAAGAAAGATTCTTACTGATAATTTACTGGAGTTCTGCTACATGTGATAGATTTACTGTGCAAAGGGTCAGCTACATAACCTGGTTTTACCTACCTAAAGTGCATCCTGTTGACATTCTTTCTGTAGCCAAAGGGAAAGAGCACCTCTAAAGGAATATTTATCACATCCTAAATAGGCAGCAGTCCCTTGGGTGCGAAATTTTTGTCTGTTGGTTTTAGAGAAACTTATACCCCTTCACATGCATTTTCAATTTATTATGTATGACAGAAATCTGAGGTAAGTACCAGCCTACAAGTAAGGGTACCAATACCAATCAGATAACACCGACACACACTAGTGAATGtgacaaagcagcacaaagctATTGGAGGAactgttttctgctttaaagTGCTGACAAAAGCAACTGACAAGTGACTAAGACTTATTCTTTTAAATCTAAGATTAGGAAGGTCTATAGCCCAGCAAAATACAGCCCCCAACAGTGTGGAAGAGACCTATAGTATGTAGTCTTTCTCCATCATTGTAGCTGTTGTTTGACATGATTTTCCAGAGCCCAGATTACAAAAATACTCTCTTCTCGCTCTGCCTTTTCATCCAATTCAAAGAGTATGACAAAGACCTGATGGCTTATAAAACTATCAACAGCACTCAGTCTCCATCCTGGCAGTGGCATGTATCCCCACACAGCATAACTTCAACCAGGCAAATACATTTCTTCTCTCCATTGAATAATGCAAAGTTCACTAAAGATGCACATCTTCATGTAGGACGTAGTTTTTTAAGACTCCAAATGTAAGCATAGCAGAATTGTAAAAACCTAATGGCATTTTTCTGAAATCACTCAAACTTTTATGTGAACACTCAGACAAATTTTGATGACTAAACACTTGCCAGTGAAGAGGAGAAGCTGTTTTTTTCAAACATGGGGTGTATATTCATGAAGAGAAACCTCCGAAGGAAGCCCAGCCCAAAAGAAAGCAGGAGCTGAACTTATATCTTACAGTGGCAAGCAAACACATGAACAGGGAAGAACAGAAATTACAGTGCTTctgcacagaaatatttgtacTACAATGCATTGAATGTGAGTTGTTAAAAGTCATGatgttgaaaaaaatattaaaactaagTATTATATAAAAATAGGATTATAGCCTGTAGACACAAGAAATAATCTATGTGATACACTCAGCAGTAGCTTGAGCACTGCACAAAGTTATTGGTCCTAAACGTCAAGGAGAACATGGTCAAATGgaagagaaagcagcagaaatgacTGTCAGTCTAGAAGAAAAGGCATGCATGACTAAGTGGTTTCATGTTTGGAACTCATAGAAGTCTGAAAACATGATAATGGTcttcaaatacataaaattctgcttcacagaagaaagaaaccCTGTGTTCTGCAAGGCATGGATGACAACAAGGGGCTGAGAGTGAAGTAGAGAGGCTGAGCATAGGAGGCTTCTGACTGACAAGATTGCGTAGATCTGGGGAAGCTTGCCTCAcacactttatttttcagaaccAATCAGAAAACCTCTGCAGGAATGGCACAAGCACAGTGATCCTGCTGTAGTACAAACTACAGAATTATGTTTCAGGTCTCTTTCTGCTCTATGACAGCATTAACACACTTCAAATTAGAATGAATGTGTGGAGTATGTTACGCAGAAGAAAAACAGCTCTCATTGTCTCTATCCACTATGCCTTCTTCTCCATTCCCTCATCTTTGCAAGTGACCTGCAAACATGTAGTTTTGCCATTTACTTTCTACAACAGCCAGGCACTGTCCAGTACCATTGAGGCCCTTATTTTCTGCAGTTTACTTACTGCTCACAGACCAAAATAGTTAACTATCTCTTTTCTAGGCTCCCATTATAAAATACCTGTGCTGAATCAGAGAGACTTAAGATCACTTGTAAGTGCTGAGCAGACAATGCATTACAGAACTTTACTACTTTTTCTTGCGCTCCAGTTGCAACAGATAGATTTTCCTCTAAGCATTGCCATCCTAGACACCTCAACAAAATGCCACTAGCAGTAATGATAACAATAATGATATTCTGTTATTTACATCAGAGTTCActgtcagaaataaaaacagtatGCTAAAAATAGAAACATCTATTCAAACCAGAATAGAGTCATAGGAAGGCCAGAGCAATTCGTATTTTCAATAGGTGCTACATTGCTTGGAGCATCACTCCTATCCCACCAAGGTCTACATTTTACTAAGCTAATGAATGTAAGACTTGCATTGGTACGActtgtatttttatatgttaGCTAATTGGaggtaaaataagaaaattttttGTTGAAGATGAGATTTCGAGGGGTTAGCTGCACTCCATTCAAATATCTATTGTACAGCCCATCTTCTTTGCTATTCTTCTACTAAAATTCTGTCAAATTAGAGAAGAGCCCAAAGATGTAGAacagaaaaattcttcacaTAGAATGAATGACAAGTACATGTATTTCCTCAGGTTCAGACAAGATACACTGTTTAACCTCTCAAACCTTATCTTTTTTTGGAAGAATGTACACATGGTGAAGCCTGTGGGCAGAATGTATGTAAAGCTAAAAACATTTGAGCTGTGTGCATGGTACTACACTACATAATAAAAATGAGAGATGTTAGTTTTGAAACCGTCTTTGAGATGTAAGACTCcatggtagaaaaaaaaagatggtcCTTTAATGTGTAAATATACAAAAGGTAATGTTTGACGTGATTTTCAGTAAGAAATATGTATAGTACCAGTACCTAGCAAGAGGTGGAACTCAGCACTCTGAAGGGTTAAGATGAACTTTAGTCTTCCACCGATCACCCTCTGGTACTGTATCTTCATAAATTTCTCCCTTTTATGGAGTGTTTTTGATGGCAGGCAATTCTTTGTTGAAAGTTAAGTGCTCTTTTATATGAATAAATAAAGAAGGCTTTGGTTTGAATGAATACATTATTTTGACAAATGTTTATTGGAAACCCAATTATGGCTTCATAAATCAGTGCTATCTGTGGTACATCAGGTGAGCTCACCCATGCCATCAAATGGCACGTTGAATATTAGTAGGATAATTAAAACAATTCTCTTGAATGTTGTTCTTCTTACCCAGGTCTGACAGTAGTCAAAACAGGATGAAattgtttattaattttatttaacttaTTAAAATACTTCTGGTAAGATGTAATGGTCATACTTAacacagggggaaaaatgaaaaaaaaacacatttgttttcaattaGCAGTTAGATTAAAATGACAAGGTCAAACACAATGCATGAACTGAGTGGCAGCTGAATTTTAAGAGTAGTGGGGAAACAGAAAGGATATGTATGAAGCCTATTGTTTAAACTTTACACCCAGGTGAAGTGGGACTTTATTTTGTCTGAAGTGGTCACTGGTGTTACGAAATGTGTCTGGAGTCAATTCTGTCTACCCTGCTACAGTGATTCTGAGTTAGGATGACCAAATGAATGAGAAGCCCTTTACATAActgtgaaaatgaagagaaCCAAGTAAAAACCTTGAACTCAACATCAAGAAGAGAGGGAATAGTTTACAGGtgaaatttttttattcttataaTATCCTCTTGTAGATAAAAATCTACAGGGCACAAGCAAACAGGAATTTCCATCTCTTGGCACCCTCTGACTGAGGACAGCAAAATGGAAACATATCAGTGGCAAGACACTGAAGGTCCCTTTAAGCTTTAGGGAAAAATTTGCATGATTTCCCAAAGGATCATTTCCCTGGATTAGGATACGGCTATATCCACTAGGACTTACAAGCATAAAATAGGGCTTGAAACTGAAGTAATTTGGTTTGGTGTGTACTTGAATTAGACTGATATAAATAGCCACCTAGATGTCTTTCTTAACAACTCAACTTCAGAATATTACTTCTCTCAGTTGCACAGAAGAGGCAGTAAGGAGACATAAGGAGAACAACAGAAGGCGGCATAATATTCAGCTTTTCtcttataaaagaaaattagtgTTAGGAGTTGACCAGAGAGATggcaatgaaatattttcatctggAATTTGTCAGTTcattgaaaggagaaaaaaaaatcaccaagaCAACTAACCTTCCTGCAGAGGAACTCAGACTCCAAATTTCTGTCAGCAGGCAGACAACCTGGAGGCCCTATGGCTGAAATGCCCAGACTAGGACTGCTCAGGATCTCCTATTTCCCCAGAGATCTGCTTCTCAAATAATGTATAAAGTTTGAGGCCATCTTCCAAATAatggttagaaaaaaaatcttatcatTTTCCGAAAGATAGAGATAATACTCTCCCATTTTCCACGATACCTTACCCTAATCCCTTATCAGGATTTTGAATAAACAATAAACGTGTGGAAGCAATATAGGAATCATTTCACTATTTAgggttctgattttttttcatagcaaaATAAGAGTATATTCAACCTAAAACCAGGCTTGAATTTTGTTGGCATAGACACCATCACTGGTAACAAATACACTGCAATAAAGGAGACAGAACTTAGGGCAATTGTGGTGCATGAGGCAGGTTGGAGTCTTAGGCATTTTCATCTTACCTAAGAAGGAATGTTGCAGGGCAAACAAATCTGGAAATCTCTTTTCCAGAGTAGAGAGAAGCGAAGGTACTCTTTTATATAGTAATTTTAGAAAAACTATTGCTTTAGTCTCATGGATCATGATTTTCTATGTCTTAACTTCTGGACCCACATTTAGTTACCTCTAAGTGGAAATGAGGGATTTTTAGAAGGAAACTCTTCTCACTACATCACTTTCTCATGTTTAGCCTCAGAAAGTCAGACCATTCAGTCCAAACAGTGGacatagaaattaatttccttgaAGACGAAATATGTGGTTGGCCTGGTAAAGAGAACTGTGGGcatggaacagaaaaaaaaacacatttacaAACTTCCCTGAGCACTGGCAATGCTGGAAGAGTAACAAGAAAAAGTCTGCAGTCCAAGAACTTGACACAAAAGTCACAAGACACAACACTTGAGCACCCCAATTATCAACCAAAGTATCAGACATTCCCCCAAAGTTTCAGAGAAGTTTGCTGTCAATCAATAATGCTAACAGATTTGGTACCTGGCAAAGTTAATAGATTTTCTTATCTCTAGTCTCTTTTCTCAAACCATGTTTCCTCCATTTAATTCTAACTGCAAATGTGACTTTCTGGACTTACTAGAAGGGTAAAAATGAGGGGAGAGAAAGTGCCTCAGATTTTCATAATAGAGATTTAAAATGTAGAAGCTCTGAAATACTTCTGCTTAgattttgtttttgaagaaaCTGTGGCTATCAACATTACTTACTTGACTGTTTTGGCATTCAATGAAATGTTGTCTAATTACACTCTGCCTTCTGCCATAAATTCTTGATGGACAAGGTAGTTACTACATCTTTTCCCAGTCCCTGTGAGTGCAATTTATTCAAAATGGCTCATCTTTTCTCCAGTGACACAGATGAAAGATACTGTACCACTGTATACCTTGCACAGCTTCATATTTCAGTGGAAACAGTATTTAAATGTTGCATCTTAGAGCCCAAACGAGATGCAAGCTTTACAGAAGATAGTACTTCCTTTGCATGCAAGACTCCTGTTGCCATCCATAAATCACTCAGGCTGCTACTGTAACCTAGGACAAGCAGGCATTGCACCTCAATACAGAAGATTCTGTGCAAGAttaacagaacaaaaccaataaAGGAGTCATTAAAACACGTAGAAGATAAAAGGCTTGAAAATATCTTCCCAAATTTCCTTGTGGCAAGACAGTGATTGGGCCAAAAATCAAAGCTATTCTTCTTCAGGGGTTTTTTAGGGAGAAGGCAGTATAGTTTGTTACTATGTGCATCTAAAGATGAACTGCAGCTCTTACAATAATGGGGAAAAGCAGACAACTGATCACTGCCCTCAGTTATTTCAAATGcacttctcttcccttccagcaaggaaaaagaaaaagcgaGCCTTGTTTTTAACAGAATCAACATAAATGAATAGAATGTGGGTTTAATGCTAGGTTTTGTTTGAATAACTTTTAGCTTTTCCTATGTTATATTTGTGTTGTGAATAAAACTAAAACAGCAGATTGTATTGGAtagattgtttctttttcaaaagtaGTTTTCACCAGCggataaatatttatgttacaGAGTCTTTGTACAgcatcacagaaaacaaatagtTATTCAAAGCCAATAACTGATCCCTGATGTCATGATACATGAGAAACAATGACAGAGAAACCAACTGTTCAGCAGGTATTTGCTTTGAAGtctgcacaaaaaaaaatctatagtATTCATGGCATTAAGAAATTTTGAAATCTACCACTTTTCACTCCGTTGTTTTGTCCTGCCACTCCGTCAACTTCATCTGAATATGCCAGTGATCTGCAATAAATACTGGGATGAAAATGCCTATAataaacaacaagaaaaataatacctAACACCAGACTAAAAATAGTTAAGATGCTCACAAttgtaaaatatatttccttGATAATGGCAGGTTTCCAGAATATATATACAAACAAAATACCAAGGGTTACTACAGTGTGAGTAGCATAATAAATAGAAATGCAAACTTTTGTTCTTCTCCCCTTTAtgttaaaaaatgtgaaaattaggATTGTTCCAACTACTATTCTGTACAGATATTCCATGTTCTTAGATTTGCAAAATGTTGTACATTGTTTCAATGTCCAAGTGAAGCCACAGACCCAAAGAAAGATCAGCACAATTACAGAAATTCTAACACTTAGTCGAGTGATCAGTGAAATACTGAGTACCCAGGAAGTGATGGTAAGCAGTTTATAGAAGAGATACATGAACTTTGAAGGCCCATGAAATTCATCTTTGTCAGGCAGAGCTTTTCGTAACGATATCTGATAATCAACCACTGAAGAGGAAATACCacaaaaagacataaaaatggCTGCATCtaaacaaaacacaaggaaaaatattaaaccaGAGAAAAATATACTTATTTTACATTATAATTTCTGGATGAAGTTTTGGACAAATACATGCTTTCTTAACACTTTCTTTACCCCAATTTTATACTTACTTTGTGCTCTGAAACAACTCACCTTAATTTTATGGCTCACTTTAGTTACCTAAATCTAGGCATCTGATGCTGTTTGATATGCCTATGTTATCCTGACCAGCCTCTGTTCTTAATGGTATTGCCTAAACAGTGTGTCATATTTGCCATCTCCAACCACAGGAGACTTAGGAATTCCCAAAGTATTGCAAATTGACCATAAAAATTTGCAACTCAACTGATACTGAGTCTGGGGTGTCTAAAATGTAGAAATCTCTATCTAGGACTTGACTCTTCACATGGTCATATATATGATGAGATTTGTCTGCCCATTTTGCCTGAGTACCTCTTGACTCCATGGACTACGAAGGAACACTAGACAGCAATGCAGATCTGTCCACTTGGTTAGATAAATTCCAACCCTTAAAAAGTCAATATCTTGCCAATATTCCTGCTAGTTTTAGAGCTGGAAACAGTGCAGGTGCTGTCTTGCTTTTGAGAGTTGAACCAGTATCTCTTCCTCATATTGCATTCTACAATGCTGATATGTCCTTAGTTTTATTTCTGACCTCATCGTAACATGGGTGATGGTAGTGACAGCTCATAGGGCTGCTTTAAGTATGTTGCTGATTTCAAGATACCCAGCTAgcagttttaaaagaaactgtaagcaaaacaacacaaaccaaacTGCTCTACAAATCCGTGGTATTAATAGCTTATTGTCAAGCGTCATATCATTATATTTCTAAGATATTATGACTTTTTATAGCTAAATTTAGCAGAATGGACCATTTACTAAAGAGAAAATCTCATTAAATGAAGAGTGATTATACAGTGGAATATATGTTTTCCAAGGTATGTTTAAAATATAATCTAATCATGAGTTATATTTTTAGGTAAGATACTCAAATTacaaattaaggaaaaaaggacaGACTTACATTGATAGAAATCAGTTTTTC includes the following:
- the XKR9 gene encoding XK-related protein 9 isoform X2 — protein: MPNDGTWARAGRRLPLRRGAQRRRGGGQGRSPSPRPLLPSPFAEQGRYLCPLPTRYWFALKYGFQAAFKEKSSGDASETDPSNLIQKQAIDAVTDINMLRVFKTFLETTPQLFVQIYILMDHGKTDFYQYAAIFMSFCGISSSVVDYQISLRKALPDKDEFHGPSKFMYLFYKLLTITSWVLSISLITRLSVRISVIVLIFLWVCGFTWTLKQCTTFCKSKNMEYLYRIVVGTILIFTFFNIKGRRTKVCISIYYATHTVVTLGILFVYIFWKPAIIKEIYFTIVSILTIFSLVLGIIFLVVYYRHFHPSIYCRSLAYSDEVDGVAGQNNGVKSGRFQNFLMP
- the XKR9 gene encoding XK-related protein 9 isoform X1, with the translated sequence MMKFTKKNFGFLVGGIIIYVVDIGVDFWVASKYFCQGQYSWSILILCFRGVSSLITQRFSYEWFKNDWEVTDIGKLKWIFLVHLFQCGIFIRYWFALKYGFQAAFKEKSSGDASETDPSNLIQKQAIDAVTDINMLRVFKTFLETTPQLFVQIYILMDHGKTDFYQYAAIFMSFCGISSSVVDYQISLRKALPDKDEFHGPSKFMYLFYKLLTITSWVLSISLITRLSVRISVIVLIFLWVCGFTWTLKQCTTFCKSKNMEYLYRIVVGTILIFTFFNIKGRRTKVCISIYYATHTVVTLGILFVYIFWKPAIIKEIYFTIVSILTIFSLVLGIIFLVVYYRHFHPSIYCRSLAYSDEVDGVAGQNNGVKSGRFQNFLMP
- the XKR9 gene encoding XK-related protein 9 isoform X3, which produces MTPPIKKKIGVSSLITQRFSYEWFKNDWEVTDIGKLKWIFLVHLFQCGIFIRYWFALKYGFQAAFKEKSSGDASETDPSNLIQKQAIDAVTDINMLRVFKTFLETTPQLFVQIYILMDHGKTDFYQYAAIFMSFCGISSSVVDYQISLRKALPDKDEFHGPSKFMYLFYKLLTITSWVLSISLITRLSVRISVIVLIFLWVCGFTWTLKQCTTFCKSKNMEYLYRIVVGTILIFTFFNIKGRRTKVCISIYYATHTVVTLGILFVYIFWKPAIIKEIYFTIVSILTIFSLVLGIIFLVVYYRHFHPSIYCRSLAYSDEVDGVAGQNNGVKSGRFQNFLMP
- the XKR9 gene encoding XK-related protein 9 isoform X4, which encodes MTPPIKKKMYWFALKYGFQAAFKEKSSGDASETDPSNLIQKQAIDAVTDINMLRVFKTFLETTPQLFVQIYILMDHGKTDFYQYAAIFMSFCGISSSVVDYQISLRKALPDKDEFHGPSKFMYLFYKLLTITSWVLSISLITRLSVRISVIVLIFLWVCGFTWTLKQCTTFCKSKNMEYLYRIVVGTILIFTFFNIKGRRTKVCISIYYATHTVVTLGILFVYIFWKPAIIKEIYFTIVSILTIFSLVLGIIFLVVYYRHFHPSIYCRSLAYSDEVDGVAGQNNGVKSGRFQNFLMP